Proteins from one Setaria italica strain Yugu1 chromosome V, Setaria_italica_v2.0, whole genome shotgun sequence genomic window:
- the LOC101766940 gene encoding uncharacterized protein LOC101766940 encodes MTLSLSTSFLPTPAAARTTARTLRSVVPSQGMRCSMRKKGLHPEIYEDAKVYCNGELVLVTGGTKPEYTVDVWSGNHPYYVGDTSALVVMDSQIEKFRKKWGHVKEYWPEDQWREMHPDGDPEFEPEGDN; translated from the exons ATgacgctctccctctccacCTCCTTCCTCCCCACCCCTGCCGCCGCGAGGACCACCGCCCGCACTCTCCGCTCCGTCGTCCCCTCCCAG GGGATGCGCTGCTCGATGCGCAAGAAGGGGCTGCACCCGGAGATCTACGAGGACGCGAAGGTGTACTGCAACGGCGAGCTGGTGCTGGTGACGGGGGGCACCAAGCCGGAGTACACGGTGGACGTGTGGTCCGGGAACCACCCCTACTACGTCGGCGACACCTCGGCGCTGGTGGTGATGGACAGCCAGATCGAGAAGTTCCGCAAGAAGTGGGGCCACGTCAAGGAGTACTGGCCCGAGGACCAGTGGAGGGAGATGCACCCCGACGGCGACCCGGAGTTCGAGCCCGAGGGGGACAACTGA
- the LOC101767339 gene encoding zinc finger MYM-type protein 1-like produces the protein MEGAQGGGEDEQAVAPSTGAGPAGHGRGIGRGARAAAAAPPPASGFGRGRGSSSGVPSSRSGIGKNNKKNDLKNYFTILSVGSSSSGSGPSTHESGNATTSAAGEVVHENEAMQTVATDLAHVDIGVDDAQPPEPQQQEDEGISLIMEFDQHVHIVADPDLRMPIERFHPNIQSDVRRAYLLRGPTQPIGHNFPRKRVGNDWRQFLPKWFKDHDWLEYSVSKDAAYCFYCFLFRQEADHEKFGHVVFTKTGYNDFKHSYRGFPCHVGGVSSCHNKARLCAEDFKNQRASITHKIDANTKTVEMLYEVRLTAALDVASFLIAQGHAFRGNDESGTSLNKGNFLEMIDWYKNRNEDVRVAFDELCQNNARMTSPQIQQDITRSYAEEVTEVIKEEIGDGYFSVLIDESRDISIAEQMAVLVRFVNKKGMVVERFLGLQHVEDTTSSSLKKALTEILAAHGLPISRLRGQGYDGASNMRGEFNGLQKQIRDENPYAFYVHCFAHQLQLVIVSVASCCSSFDDFFNYVGLIVSSTSASCKRKDKLQAQHRETTIAKLESGEILRGRGRNQMTNLHRPGDTRWGSHYITLLRIESMWDSVVKVLAMIHEDERNPGRAGGLVHKMESFSFVLNMKLMLKVFRITNELSLLFQRKDQNIVEAMSLLIDVKARLISLRNEGWEQLLEEVKSFCVAKEIPIPNMEEPIPRWGRSRRDGNLITQEHHYRVDTFLAALDAIIMEMDHRFNEVSSELLVSFACLDPRDNFVRFDVEKIARITEIYDQDFSIRDRDNIREELETFLVHVSRVDDFKSCHDLGSLATTMIAKRTHILFPLVYRIIELALILPVATSSVERAFSAMHFIKTALRNKMGDEWLNNLLVCYIEKGIFKELGIDKVKKRFQSMKTRRVSLPKSPRRHRSS, from the exons ATGGAGGGAGCTCAGGGAGGCGGAGAGGATGAGCAGGCGGTCGCGCCAAGCACTggggccgggccggccggccatggccgcgGAATCGGCAGAGGAGCAAGGGCGGCAGCTGCAGCTCCACCACCAGCATCTGGATTCGGCCGAGGCCGAGGTTCAAGCAGTGGCGTCCCCAGCTCTAGGAGTGGCATTGGcaagaacaacaaaaaaaatg ATTTGAAGAATTATTTCACAATTTTGAGTGTCGGTTCAAGTTCAAGTGGCAGCGGCCCAAGCACTCATGAAAGTGGCAATGCCACTACTTCAGCGGCGGGAGAAGTTGTTCATGAAAATGAAGCTATGCAGACGGTAGCGACTGATTTAGCACACGTTGATATTGGTGTCGATGATGCACAACCACCGGAACCACAACAGCAAGAAGATGAAGGTATCAGCCTTATCATGGAATTTGACCAGCATGTTCATATTGTAGCTGATCCAGATCTTAGAATGCCAATTGAGAGATTTCATCCTAATATTCAATCGGATGTTAGAAGGGCTTATTTATTGAGAGGTCCGACACAACCTATTGGACATAATTTTCCTCGCAAGCGTGTTGGTAATGATTGGAGACAATTTCTCCCAAAATGGTTTAAGGACCATGATTGGTTAGAGTATAGTGTGTCCAAGGATGCAGCATATTGCTtctattgttttctttttaggCAAGAAGCCGACCATGAGAAATTTGGTCATGTGGTTTTCACAAAGACAGGGTATAATGATTTTAAACATTCGTATAGAGGATTTCCATGTCATGTTGGAGGAGTTTCTAGTTGCCACAATAAAGCTAGATTATGTGCCGAAGATTTTAAGAATCAGAGAGCAAGTATTACCCATAAGATTGATGCTAATACCAAAACTGTAGAAATGCTCTATGAAGTTCGCTTGACTGCTGCTCTAGATGTTGCAAGCTTTCTCATTGCACAAGGTCATGCTTTTCGTGGCAATGATGAATCTGGCACCTCTCTAAACAAGGGCAATTTTTTAGAAATGATTGATTGGTACAAAAACAGGAATGAGGATGTGAGGGTAGCATTTGATGAGTTATGTCAAAATAATGCCCGCATGACTTCTCCTCAGATTCAACAAGATATTACACGGAGTTATGCTGAAGAGGTCACTGAAGTAATAAAAGAAGAAATTGGAGATGGCTATTTCTCGGTTCTAATTGATGAATCCCGTGATATCTCAATAGCTGAACAAATGGCTGTGCTTGTGAG ATTTGTGAACAAAAAGGGAATGGTTGTGGAAAGATTTTTGGGTCTGCAACATGTTGAAGATACAACATCAAGTTCCCTAAAGAAAGCTTTGACTGAGATTCTTGCTGCCCATGGTTTACCTATTTCTAGACTAAGAGGCCAAGGATATGATGGTGCTTCTAACATGAGAGGTGAATTCAATGGTTTGCAAAAACAGATCCGTGATGAGAACCCTTATGCTTTCTATGTTCACTGCTTTGCTCATCAATTACAGTTGGTTATTGTTTCGGTTGCAAGTTGCTGCTCCTCTTTTGATGATTTCTTCAACTATGTGGGTTTAATTGTCAGTAGTACTAGTGCATCTTGTAAGAGGAAGGATAAATTACAAGCACAACATCGTGAAACCACTATAGCAAAGTTAGAGAGTGGTGAGATTCtaagagggaggggaaggaatCAAATGACAAACTTGCATAGACCAGGAGATACAAGATGGGGTTCTCATTACATAACATTACTTCGTATTGAGTCAATGTGGGATTCTGTAGTCAAGGTGTTAGCCATGATTCATGAAGATGAACGTAATCCTGGCCGAGCTGGTGGTTTGGTGCACAAAATGGAAAGCTTTTCCTTTGTTTTAAATATGAAGTTGATGTTGAAAGTGTTCCGTATTACAAATGAGTTGTCTCTTCTTTTTCAAAGAAAAGACCAAAACATTGTTGAGGCCATGTCATTGCTTATTGATGTGAAAGCTCGCTTGATCAGTTTAAGAAATGAAGGCTGGGAGCAATTATTGGAAGAGGTCAAATCATTttgtgttgcaaaagaaattCCAATACCAAATATGGAAGAGCCAATACCAAGATGGGGCAGATCAAGGCGTGATGGCAACTTAATCACTCAAGAGCATCATTACCGTGTTGATACTTTCCTTGCTGCACTTGATGCTATAATCATGGAGATGGATCATCGCTTCAATGAGGTATCATCTGAGTTGCTTGTTTCATTTGCATGTCTTGATCCAAGAGACAACTTTGTTAGGTTTGATGTTGAAAAGATTGCTCGGATAACTGAGATCTATGATCAAGATTTCTCTATTCGTGATCGTGATAATATAAGGGAAGAACTTGAGACATTCCTTGTTCATGTGAGTAGAGTTGATGATTTCAAATCTTGTCATGACCTTGGAAGCTTGGCTACAACAATGATTGCAAAAAGAACACATATCCTTTTTCCATTGGTCTATCGCATCATTGAGTTAGCATTGATCCTACCTGTGGCAACATCTTCGGTTGAAAGAGCCTTCTCAGCTATGCACTTCATCAAGACAGCTTTGCGGAACAAGATGGGTGATGAATGGCTCAATAACTTGTTAGTGTGCTACATTGAGAAAGGGATCTTCAAGGAACTTGGTATTGATAAAGTTAAGAAGAGGTTTCAATCTATGAAAACCCGAAGAGTGAGCTTGCCAAAGAGCCCTCGACGTCATCGAAGCTCTTAG
- the LOC101768017 gene encoding glucose-1-phosphate adenylyltransferase large subunit 1, chloroplastic/amyloplastic, whose amino-acid sequence MQFTLALDGNTSPHLMRRSGEGGGSEMLMERLNIGVINQEKALRNRCFSGGGARTTQCVLNSGACSETLHFQTHSSRKSYADANRVSAVILGGGIGAQLFPLTSTRATPAVPVGGCHRLIDIPMSNCFNSGINKIFVMTQFNSASLNRHIHRTYLGGGITFTDGSVQVLAATQMPEEPAGWFQGTADAIRKFVWVLEDYYNHKDIEHIVILSGDQLYRMNYMELVQKHVDDNAEITISCAPVNESRASNYGLVKFDYTGRVLQFFEKPVGADLESMRVDTNFLSYAIGDTQKYPYIASMGVYVFKRDALLDLLKSKYNQLHDFGSEILPRAVLEHNVQAYIFTGYWEDVGTIKSFFDANLALTEQPSKFEFYDPQTPFFTAPRYLPPTQLDKCKIKDAFISDGCLLSECTIKHSVIGVCSRLRSGCELMDTMMMGADIYETEEETSKLHLAGKVPIGIGENTKIRNCIIDMNARIGKNVVIANSKGIQEADHPEEGYYIRSGIVVILKNAIIKDGSVI is encoded by the exons ATGCAGTTTACACTAGCATTGGATGGGAACACAAGTCCTCACCTGATGAGAAGATCTGGTGAGGGTGGTGGGAGTGAGATGTTGATGGAAAGATTAAATATCGGGGTCATCAATCAGGAGAAAGCTTTGAGGAATAGGTGCTTCAGTGGTGGAGGTGCTAGAACGACACAATGTGTTCTTAACTCTGGTGCTTGTTCTGAAACTCTT CATTTTCAAACACATTCCTCCAGAAAAAGTTATGCTGACGCAAACCGTGTGTCTGCTGTCATTTTGGGTGGAGGCATTGGAGCTCAGCTCTTTCCTTTGACAAGCACGAGGGCTACGCCTGCT GTCCCTGTTGGAGGATGTCACAGGCTTATTGATATCCCTATGAGCAACTGCTTCAACAGCGGTATAAATAAGATATTTGTGATGACTCAGTTCAATTCTGCTTCTCTTAACCGCCATATTCATCGTACATACCTTGGAGGCGGGATCACCTTTACTGATGGATCTGTACAG GTATTAGCGGCTACACAAATGCCTGAAGAGCCTGCTGGATGGTTTCAGGGTACAGCAGATGCTATCAGAAAATTTGTCTGGGTACTTGAG GATTATTACAATCACAAAGATATTGAGCACATTGTAATCTTGAGTGGCGATCAGCTTTATCGGATGAATTACATGGAACTTGTGCAG AAACATGTTGATGACAATGCTGAAATCACTATATCATGTGCTCCTGTTAATGAGAG CCGAGCTTCTAACTATGGACTAGTGAAGTTTGATTACACTGGACGTGTGCTTCAGTTTTTTGAGAAACCAGTGGGTGCTGATTTGGAATCTATG AGAGTTGATACCAACTTCCTCAGCTATGCTATAGGTGATACACAGAAATATCCCTATATTGCATCAATGGGCGTTTATGTCTTCAAAAGAGATGCACTTTTAGACCTTCTCAA GTCAAAATATAATCAACTGCATGACTTTGGATCTGAAATCCTCCCAAGAGCTGTACTAGAGCATAATGTGCAG GCATATATTTTCACGGGCTATTGGGAGGATGTTGGAACAATCAAATCATTCTTTGATGCAAACTTGGCCCTCACTGAGCAG CCTTCCAAGTTTGAATTCTATGATCCACAAACACCTTTCTTCACTGCGCCCCGATACTTGCCTCCAACACAACTGGACAAGTGCAAG ATCAAAGATGCATTTATCTCAGATGGTTGCTTGCTTAGTGAATGCACTATCAAGCATTCTGTGATTGGAGTTTGCTCACGTCTTAGATCTGGATGTGAACTCATG GATACCATGATGATGGGTGCAGACATATATGAAACTGAAGAAGAAACTTCGAAGCTACATTTAGCTGGGAAGGTCCCAATTGGGATAGGAGAGAACACAAAGATAAG GAACTGTATTATCGACATGAACGCGAGGATTGGGAAGAATGTGGTGATCGCAAACAGTAAG GGTATCCAAGAGGCCGATCACCCGGAAGAGGGATACTACATAAGGTCCGGAATCGTGGTGATCTTGAAGAACGCAATCATCAAGGACGGGTCAGTCATATAG
- the LOC101768687 gene encoding factor of DNA methylation 4 produces the protein MILLQEVIVKGGAMNKRSRCHLKMAMLEQERAEENVLKRLEEQVGFDDLSTSGRAHIGIKIAGQLDQKPFLNACRRRPSEGDLQLDAVKLCSKWQEEVKNSNWHPIKVVEVDGKEPERIIEDDAKLRELKQEYGQEVYEAVTKALLEMDEYNASGRYCKPVVWNFKADRRALLKEGVQFIVKQWQSRKRKR, from the exons ATGATCTTGCTGCAAGAAGTAATTGTGAAAGGAGGAGCAATGAACAAGAGAAGCAGATG CCATCTTAAGATGGCAATGCTAGAACAAGAGAGAGCTGAGGAGAATGTGCTGAAGCGTCTGGAAGAACAAGTG GGCTTTGATGACCTTTCAACAAGTGGCCGAGCACATATAGGAATCAAAATAGCTGGGCAGCTTGATCAGAAACCTTTTTTAAATGCTTGTCGACGGAGGCCATCAGAAGGGGATTTACAACTTGATGCTGTCAAACTTTGTTCAAAGTGGCAAGAAGAAGTTAAAAATTCAAATTGGCATCCAATAAAGGTTGTCGAGGTTGATGGGAAGGAGCCG GAGAGGATAATCGAGGACGACGCCAAGCTCCGGGAGCTAAAACAGGAGTACGGTCAAGAAGTCTATGAAGCAGTGACAAAGGCGCTGCTCGAGATGGACGAGTACAATGCCAGCGGCAGGTACTGTAAACCGGTGGTGTGGAACTTCAAGGCAGACCGGAGAGCGCTGCTGAAGGAAGGCGTCCAGTTCATCGTAAAGCAGTGGCAATCGCGCAAGAGGAAGCGCTGA